A DNA window from Drosophila pseudoobscura strain MV-25-SWS-2005 chromosome 2, UCI_Dpse_MV25, whole genome shotgun sequence contains the following coding sequences:
- the LOC4802324 gene encoding atrial natriuretic peptide receptor 3, with protein sequence MQMSQIKAAHRQCGLQHDTADEQQSCKSFDLIGVPATVLPMIGANNIPMGRLQLILLLGLLCLCLNLDSCQAECRVEPARDCESICDASGKNCTIRALVLLPDDNMYQASLPRVLPILKVAEQQIRSKALIPPHIDFEWLAHDTKCDASLGVIKAMDGIIKQCAQVIFGPVCDYSLAAVSRITKYFNSQGTPLISVGGSTYDFEQKKTDCNDEFYMLLRTGMVSFETISELTINVMKRHNWSHSIFYYERDGQRSVAGMHTCFLMMKSLGKQMRNENMTFAQFPLEPNLKNRTEEMRREIGNKHSSE encoded by the exons ATGCAAATGAGCCAAATCAAGGCGGCTCATAGGCAATGCGGATTACAACATGACACAGCGGACGAGCAGCAGAGTTGCaaatcatttgatttgattggaGTCCCCGCCACAGTCCTTCCCATGATAGGAGCAAACAATATCCCAATGGGGAGGCTCCAGCTCATCCTACTCCTGggtctgctctgcctctgcctcaacCTGGATAGTTGTCAGGCCGAGTGCCGGGTTGAGCCGGCCCGTGACTGTGAATCCATTTGTGATGCCAGTGGGAAAAATTGCACTATTCGCGCTTTGGTCCTGCTGCCGGATGACAACATGTACCAGGCCTCCTTGCCGCGAGTGCTGCCCATTTTAAAGGTGGCCGAGCAGCAGATACGCTCCaaggcactgattcccccgcACATTGACTTTGAGTGGCTGGCCCACGACACCAAGTGCGATGCCTCGCTGGGCGTGATCAAGGCCATGGATGGGATCATCAAACAGTGTGCACAGGTGATCTTTGGCCCCGTTTGTGACTACTCCTTGG CTGCTGTCAGCCGAATTACCAAATATTTTAACAGTCAGGGAACACCTCTGATCTCTGTGGGGGGATCTACTTATGACTTTGAGCAGAAGAAAACCGATTGCAACGACGAGTTCTATATGCTACTGCGTACTGGAATGGTCAGCTTTGAGACCATCTCTGAGTTGACTATAAATGTGATGAAGCG CCACAACTGGTCCCATTCCATCTTCTACTACGAACGCGATGGCCAGCGGAGTGTGGCTGGGATGCACACCTGTTTCCTCATGATGAAATCCCTGGGCAAGCAGATGCGCAACGAGAACATGACATTCGCACAGTTTCCACTAGAGCCCAATTTGAAAAATCGCACTGAGGAAATGCGCCGGGAAATTGGCAATAAACATTCAAGTGAGTAA
- the glob1 gene encoding globin CTT-VI, whose amino-acid sequence MNSDEVQVIKKTWEIPVATPTDSGAAILQEFFTRFPSNLEKFSFRDVPLEDLSGNSRFRAHAGRIIRVFDDSIRVLGEEGDVEKLEEIWTKIAVSHIPRTISKESYNQLKGVILEVLTAACSLDESQAATWAKLVDHIYGIIFKAIDDDGNAAQ is encoded by the exons ATGAACAGCGATGAGGTGCAAGTGATTAAAAAGACCTGGGAGATACCCGTGGCAACACCCACAGATTCGGGTGCAGCGATACTGCAGGAGTTCTTCACCCGTTTTCCGTCCAACTTGGAGAAGTTCTCCTTCCGCGATGTGCCACTGGAGGATCTAAGT GGAAATTCTCGTTTTCGCGCACATGCTGGCCGAATCATACGCGTCTTTGACGATTCCATCCGGGTCCTGGGTGAGGAGGGGGATGTGGAGAAGCTGGAAGAGATCTGGACCAAGATAGCCGTCAGTCATATACCCCGTACCATATCCAAGGAATCGTACAAT CAACTGAAAGGCGTGATTCTGGAAGTGCTTACCGCAGCCTGCAGTCTGGACGAGAGCCAAGCGGCCACGTGGGCCAAGCTCGTGGATCATATCTATGGCATTATCTTCAAGGCGATCGATGATGATGGCAATGCCGCCCAgtag